In Synechococcus sp. CC9616, the following are encoded in one genomic region:
- a CDS encoding gamma carbonic anhydrase family protein, with protein MNVAEPWPTPQINDAAWVAESAVVIGDVVMAEGSSLWPTAVARGDLEAIRIGAFSNVQDGSVLHGDPGQPVTIGREVTVGHRAVIHGATLDDGCLVGIGAVVLNGVTVGAGALVAAGSVVTKDVPPRTMVVGIPAQAKRELSEQVVEQQRQHARRYAELAARHALIRQ; from the coding sequence ATGAATGTCGCTGAGCCCTGGCCGACTCCTCAGATCAACGACGCTGCCTGGGTGGCTGAATCAGCTGTGGTGATTGGCGATGTGGTGATGGCCGAGGGCAGCAGTCTCTGGCCGACGGCTGTGGCGAGAGGTGATCTGGAGGCGATCCGAATCGGTGCGTTCAGCAATGTTCAGGATGGATCGGTGCTGCATGGAGATCCTGGCCAGCCCGTCACGATCGGACGGGAGGTCACGGTTGGACACAGGGCCGTGATCCATGGCGCCACGTTGGATGACGGTTGCCTGGTGGGTATCGGTGCCGTTGTTCTGAACGGTGTCACGGTTGGGGCCGGGGCCTTGGTTGCCGCAGGCTCTGTGGTGACGAAGGATGTGCCGCCGCGGACGATGGTGGTGGGCATCCCGGCGCAGGCCAAGCGTGAACTCAGTGAGCAGGTTGTTGAACAACAACGGCAGCACGCTCGCCGATATGCCGAACTGGCTGCTCGCCATGCCTTGATCAGGCAATGA
- a CDS encoding photosystem II protein Y produces MDARLFLVVAPVLAAVSWAAFNIGRAAVGQLQMLLKRSRA; encoded by the coding sequence ATCGATGCACGTCTCTTCCTGGTGGTGGCTCCGGTGCTGGCTGCTGTGAGCTGGGCAGCATTCAATATCGGTCGAGCAGCGGTCGGCCAACTGCAGATGTTGCTCAAGCGCAGCCGCGCCTGA
- the trmFO gene encoding FADH(2)-oxidizing methylenetetrahydrofolate--tRNA-(uracil(54)-C(5))-methyltransferase TrmFO, whose protein sequence is MSTQPARVTVLGAGLAGTEAAWQVARAGISVRLVEMRPIRRSPAHHSSDFAELVCSNSFGSLSSDRAAGLLQEEMRRLGSLVIAMADQHAVPAGGALAVDRGRYSAALTEALDQHPLVSIERREQQDLPCAEEVTVLATGPLTSEPLAEDLRRFTGRADCHFFDAASPIVHGDSIDHEIAFRASRYDKGDADYINCPMDREQYLAFRAALLTAEQAELKDFDQEQASFFEGCLPIEELARRGEDTMRYGPLKPIGLWDPRWGDVNDRDVRRARRAYAVVQLRQEDRDGRLWNLVGFQTNLKWGEQKRVLQMIPGLAAAEFVRFGVMHRNTFLESPQLLTPTLQFRQRPSLLAAGQITGTEGYAAAVAGGWLAGTNAARLVRGLSPIDLPATTMAGALTHFVSEAPTAKFQPMPPNFGLLPDLPERIRDKRARYGAYRDRALTDLEPVRTLSLQPIPA, encoded by the coding sequence TTGTCAACGCAGCCTGCACGGGTCACGGTTCTTGGAGCCGGTCTGGCCGGAACAGAGGCTGCCTGGCAAGTTGCTCGCGCTGGTATTTCCGTGAGGTTGGTGGAGATGCGGCCGATCCGCCGCTCCCCCGCACACCACAGCAGTGATTTTGCGGAACTGGTTTGCAGCAATAGCTTTGGATCCCTGAGCAGCGACCGTGCCGCCGGCCTGCTTCAGGAAGAGATGCGTCGGCTGGGATCGTTGGTCATCGCGATGGCCGATCAGCATGCCGTGCCTGCCGGTGGAGCACTGGCCGTGGATCGTGGCCGGTATAGCGCTGCTCTCACGGAGGCCCTCGATCAGCATCCTCTGGTATCGATTGAGCGACGGGAGCAGCAGGATCTGCCATGTGCAGAGGAGGTCACTGTGCTAGCCACCGGGCCGCTCACCAGTGAACCGCTGGCTGAGGATCTCCGGCGTTTCACCGGCCGTGCCGACTGCCACTTTTTCGATGCCGCCAGTCCGATCGTGCACGGCGACAGCATCGACCATGAGATCGCTTTTCGAGCCAGCCGTTACGACAAGGGCGATGCGGACTACATCAATTGTCCAATGGACCGGGAGCAGTACCTCGCGTTCCGCGCTGCACTGCTGACAGCCGAGCAGGCTGAACTCAAGGACTTCGATCAGGAGCAGGCCAGTTTCTTCGAGGGCTGCCTGCCGATTGAAGAGCTTGCCCGCCGTGGTGAAGACACCATGCGCTACGGACCGCTCAAGCCGATCGGTCTCTGGGATCCCCGCTGGGGCGATGTGAACGATCGGGATGTGCGTCGCGCCCGGCGTGCCTATGCGGTGGTGCAACTGCGTCAGGAGGACCGTGATGGACGTCTCTGGAATCTGGTGGGCTTCCAGACGAATCTCAAATGGGGCGAGCAGAAGCGTGTGCTCCAGATGATTCCAGGACTAGCGGCTGCCGAGTTCGTGCGTTTCGGGGTGATGCATCGCAACACCTTTCTGGAGTCGCCCCAGTTGCTGACGCCAACACTGCAATTCCGTCAGCGGCCATCACTTCTAGCTGCAGGTCAGATCACCGGCACCGAGGGCTATGCGGCTGCTGTGGCCGGGGGCTGGCTGGCCGGCACCAATGCTGCACGGCTGGTTCGTGGCCTCAGTCCGATCGATCTTCCTGCCACGACGATGGCAGGAGCCCTCACCCACTTCGTGAGTGAAGCCCCGACGGCCAAATTCCAACCGATGCCCCCCAATTTCGGTCTGTTGCCGGACCTGCCTGAACGCATTCGCGATAAACGCGCCCGTTACGGTGCCTACCGAGACCGTGCTCTGACGGATCTCGAGCCCGTCCGAACCCTTTCGCTTCAGCCAATTCCCGCATGA
- the crtH gene encoding carotenoid isomerase — MTDQQHWDAVVIGAGIGGLVTASQLAAKGARVLVLERYLIPGGSGGAFQRKGYTFDVGASMIFGFGEKGHTNLLTRALADVGERCDTIPDPSQLEYHMPGGLQIAVDRNYEQFIADLSARFPHEASGIRRFYDTCWQVFNCLDAMPLLSLEDPAYLAKVFFKAPLACLGLARWLPFNVGAVARQHISDEQLLKFIDIECFCWSVMPADRTPMINAGMVFSDRHAGGINYPKGGVGVIAEKLVKGLERHGGAIRYKARVTDVLVENGQAVGVTLADGETIRARRVISNATRWDTFSGDVSAPTAKNEPKADKKPTADSQALVDAAHTPAKEQVWRRRYVPSPSFLSLHLGVRAELIPEGAHCHHLLLEDWERMEDEQGVIFVSMPSLLDPDLAPEGHHIVHTFTPSSMQAWQGLTPAEYRQKKEADAARLIHRLEAILPGLADAITHQEIGTPRSHRRFLGRFQGSYGPIPAMQLPGLLPMPFNRTGVRHLYCVGDSCFPGQGLNAVAFSGFACAHRVGADLGLNPWALPA; from the coding sequence ATGACCGACCAGCAGCATTGGGATGCCGTTGTGATCGGCGCCGGAATCGGTGGGTTGGTGACCGCCAGCCAGTTGGCGGCCAAGGGTGCCCGTGTGCTGGTGCTGGAGCGGTATCTGATCCCCGGTGGCAGCGGCGGCGCCTTTCAGCGCAAGGGCTACACCTTTGATGTGGGCGCCTCCATGATCTTCGGCTTCGGGGAGAAGGGGCATACGAACCTGCTCACCCGAGCCCTCGCCGATGTGGGGGAGCGCTGCGACACCATCCCCGATCCTTCACAACTCGAGTACCACATGCCTGGTGGTCTGCAGATCGCTGTAGATCGCAATTACGAGCAGTTCATCGCCGATTTGTCCGCCCGCTTCCCCCATGAGGCCAGCGGCATTCGCCGGTTTTACGACACCTGTTGGCAGGTGTTCAACTGCCTTGACGCCATGCCGCTGCTGTCCCTGGAAGACCCGGCCTATCTCGCCAAGGTCTTCTTCAAGGCACCTCTGGCCTGCCTCGGCCTCGCCCGCTGGCTTCCTTTCAATGTGGGGGCGGTGGCGCGTCAGCACATCAGCGATGAACAGCTTCTGAAGTTCATCGACATCGAATGTTTCTGCTGGTCGGTGATGCCGGCGGATCGCACGCCGATGATCAACGCCGGCATGGTGTTCTCCGATCGCCATGCCGGGGGCATCAACTACCCCAAAGGTGGTGTTGGCGTGATCGCCGAGAAGCTCGTCAAAGGGCTGGAGCGTCATGGCGGGGCCATTCGCTACAAGGCCAGGGTGACCGATGTGCTCGTCGAAAACGGCCAGGCCGTTGGCGTGACACTTGCCGATGGTGAGACGATTCGAGCCCGCCGGGTGATTTCCAATGCCACCCGCTGGGACACGTTTTCCGGGGATGTCAGCGCGCCGACAGCCAAGAACGAGCCAAAAGCCGACAAAAAGCCGACAGCCGACAGCCAGGCCCTTGTGGATGCAGCCCATACGCCGGCCAAGGAGCAGGTCTGGCGTCGTCGTTACGTTCCCTCCCCGTCCTTTCTGTCCCTGCACCTGGGCGTGCGGGCAGAGCTGATCCCTGAAGGCGCTCACTGCCACCATCTGCTTCTTGAAGATTGGGAGCGGATGGAGGACGAGCAGGGTGTGATCTTCGTCTCGATGCCCTCACTGCTGGATCCGGACCTTGCACCTGAGGGGCATCACATCGTTCACACCTTCACGCCGTCATCGATGCAGGCCTGGCAGGGGCTAACGCCTGCCGAGTACCGCCAGAAGAAAGAGGCCGATGCCGCTCGCCTGATCCACCGGCTGGAGGCGATCCTTCCGGGGCTCGCGGATGCCATCACACATCAGGAGATTGGAACCCCCCGAAGTCACCGGCGTTTTCTTGGACGCTTCCAGGGGAGTTACGGACCAATCCCGGCGATGCAACTGCCGGGTCTGCTACCGATGCCTTTCAACCGCACTGGTGTGCGCCACCTCTACTGCGTGGGTGATTCCTGCTTCCCTGGGCAGGGGTTGAACGCGGTGGCGTTCAGTGGCTTTGCCTGTGCCCATCGCGTTGGGGCAGACCTGGGCCTGAATCCGTGGGCCTTGCCGGCCTGA
- a CDS encoding response regulator transcription factor, with amino-acid sequence MATMSLPNSGTGQEPSRVLVVEPHPTLRTVLVQRLRQDGHLTAAVGKVSEALEVCQEQSPDLLVSAELLEHSSALRLAEQLRCPVIVLTARSGADPVVGLLDDGADDVLRKPFGLEELAARCRTLLKRGHSGLQERVTVGPLEVHLLLRQVTLRDQPVELSPREFALLCALLMPPGLVRSRQELLRMAWPPFSGGPRSVDTQVLTLRRKLEQAGLGEGGGITTVRQRGYRFSLDNLPAS; translated from the coding sequence ATGGCAACCATGTCGTTGCCGAATTCCGGAACCGGACAGGAACCGTCACGGGTTCTGGTTGTGGAGCCACATCCCACACTTCGCACCGTGCTGGTCCAACGCCTTCGCCAGGACGGACACCTCACGGCTGCTGTCGGAAAGGTTTCGGAAGCCCTAGAGGTTTGTCAGGAGCAGTCTCCTGACCTCCTGGTGAGCGCTGAGTTGTTGGAGCACAGCTCCGCGTTGCGACTAGCGGAGCAGCTGCGCTGCCCGGTCATCGTGCTCACGGCCCGCAGCGGTGCCGACCCTGTGGTGGGACTGCTAGATGACGGAGCCGACGATGTGTTGCGCAAGCCGTTCGGCCTCGAAGAACTGGCGGCCCGCTGTCGCACCCTGCTGAAACGCGGCCACAGCGGACTGCAGGAGCGCGTCACCGTGGGCCCTCTTGAGGTCCATCTGCTTCTGCGACAGGTCACCCTCCGTGATCAGCCTGTGGAGCTCAGCCCGCGCGAATTCGCCCTGCTCTGCGCCCTGCTGATGCCCCCGGGGCTTGTTCGCAGCCGCCAGGAGCTGCTGCGGATGGCCTGGCCCCCATTCAGTGGCGGCCCACGCTCGGTGGACACCCAGGTGCTCACCCTGCGCCGCAAGCTCGAGCAAGCCGGCCTCGGAGAAGGTGGTGGCATCACCACCGTCCGCCAGCGTGGTTATCGCTTCAGCCTCGACAATCTGCCTGCAAGCTGA
- a CDS encoding DUF6761 family protein, whose protein sequence is MTALDDPAAIRHFQSLCDACQDLTNRYHSPSELRIYADGYLHALRRSSTLDPRVLHRLEQLIDRWILDPSSFIGPDGDVSTLYMRRPEAF, encoded by the coding sequence ATGACGGCACTTGACGATCCTGCAGCTATCCGTCATTTCCAGTCACTTTGTGATGCCTGCCAGGATCTGACCAACCGCTACCACTCCCCTTCTGAGCTGCGTATTTATGCAGATGGCTATCTGCATGCGCTGCGCCGTTCCTCCACACTTGATCCGCGGGTTTTGCACCGATTGGAACAGCTGATCGATCGCTGGATTCTCGATCCGTCCAGCTTTATCGGCCCTGATGGCGATGTGAGCACGCTCTACATGCGCCGACCTGAAGCATTCTGA
- the grxD gene encoding Grx4 family monothiol glutaredoxin has translation MDASTRSRIEDLIQTSPIFVFMKGSKLMPQCGFSNNVVQILHSLGVSFETFDVLSDPEIRQGIKEFSSWPTIPQVYVKGEFIGGSDILIEMYNAGELKEKLEIALAS, from the coding sequence ATGGACGCCTCCACCCGCAGCCGCATCGAAGATCTGATTCAGACCAGCCCGATCTTTGTGTTCATGAAGGGCTCAAAATTGATGCCCCAGTGCGGCTTCTCGAACAACGTCGTACAGATTCTCCACTCCCTCGGCGTCAGCTTTGAAACATTCGATGTGCTTTCCGACCCGGAGATTCGTCAGGGAATCAAAGAATTCTCAAGTTGGCCAACGATTCCTCAGGTCTATGTAAAAGGGGAATTCATTGGCGGCTCAGACATTTTGATCGAAATGTACAACGCCGGGGAACTCAAAGAGAAGCTGGAAATTGCGTTGGCCAGTTGA
- a CDS encoding BolA/IbaG family iron-sulfur metabolism protein: MVQPAAVEAAIQRAIPDATVTVEDLTGGGDHLQVSVVSTAFVGLSRIKQHQLVYGALQSELASEAIHALALNTTAPNGSTPDTSTST; this comes from the coding sequence ATGGTTCAGCCGGCTGCCGTTGAGGCCGCTATACAGCGCGCCATCCCTGATGCCACGGTGACGGTTGAAGATCTCACCGGTGGTGGTGATCACCTCCAGGTGAGCGTGGTTTCCACAGCATTTGTTGGTTTATCCCGCATCAAGCAACATCAGCTTGTTTACGGGGCGCTTCAGAGCGAATTGGCCAGCGAAGCCATTCATGCCCTGGCGCTCAACACCACAGCTCCCAACGGCTCAACCCCAGACACCTCAACCTCCACCTGA
- a CDS encoding 1-acyl-sn-glycerol-3-phosphate acyltransferase → MTAALANRESALQVGINPFWAPLAMLVTQDLALRLQFRQRIVLQHHNLPRSGPVLLAPTHRARWDALMLPMAAGRRVTGRDCRFMVTTTEMGGAQGWFLQRLGCFPVDQERPSMTTLRLAIDLLADGQQLVVFPEGRIQRQDRAIQLHLGLVRLAQLAQRRGVQVPVIPVGLGYSQAPPRPFSRAAICFGEPMTLPEKSSREAGQRFTDALAMGMHAAEQAAREAVGRPLHCL, encoded by the coding sequence GTGACTGCGGCCCTCGCCAACCGCGAATCAGCCCTTCAGGTGGGCATCAACCCATTCTGGGCTCCGCTGGCGATGCTGGTCACCCAGGATCTGGCGCTGCGCCTTCAATTTCGGCAGCGGATCGTGCTGCAGCACCACAACCTGCCGCGTTCCGGCCCTGTGTTGCTGGCCCCCACCCATCGGGCTCGCTGGGATGCCCTGATGCTGCCGATGGCCGCCGGACGTAGGGTCACCGGCCGTGATTGCCGCTTCATGGTGACCACGACGGAGATGGGCGGAGCTCAGGGCTGGTTTCTGCAGCGTCTCGGTTGCTTCCCGGTGGATCAGGAACGGCCCTCCATGACCACACTGCGGCTGGCCATCGATCTGCTGGCCGATGGCCAGCAATTGGTGGTGTTTCCAGAAGGACGGATTCAACGGCAGGATCGTGCGATTCAGCTGCATCTGGGACTGGTTCGCCTAGCCCAGCTGGCGCAGAGAAGAGGAGTGCAAGTTCCTGTCATCCCTGTTGGACTCGGGTACAGCCAGGCCCCACCACGACCATTCAGTCGCGCAGCGATCTGCTTTGGAGAACCGATGACACTGCCGGAGAAGAGCAGCAGGGAAGCGGGGCAACGCTTCACCGATGCACTGGCGATGGGCATGCATGCGGCTGAACAAGCGGCCCGTGAGGCGGTGGGCCGTCCCCTGCATTGCTTATAA
- a CDS encoding pyridoxine 5'-phosphate synthase, with translation MASLGVNIDHIANVRQARRTVEPDPVPFAMLAELGGADGITVHLREDRRHIQDRDVTLLRETVRSRLNLEMAATEEMLSIALKLGPDMVTLVPERREEVTTEGGLDVVSQLEKMTSSVHRLQDAGIPVSLFVDPDERQLQACQRSGARWVELHTGAYAEASWSAQPQELARLIEGCCMARQLGLRVNSGHGLTYQNVEPVAAIEGMEELNIGHSIVARALAVGLQQAVREMKALVQNPRLDPLFGQVSG, from the coding sequence ATGGCCAGTCTGGGCGTCAACATCGATCACATTGCCAACGTGCGTCAGGCCAGGCGCACAGTGGAACCTGACCCTGTCCCGTTCGCGATGCTCGCTGAGCTGGGTGGGGCTGATGGCATCACGGTTCACCTGCGTGAAGACCGCCGTCACATCCAGGACCGGGATGTGACATTGCTGCGGGAGACCGTTCGCAGTCGCCTCAACCTTGAGATGGCCGCCACCGAAGAGATGCTCTCGATCGCGCTGAAGCTCGGACCGGACATGGTGACTCTGGTCCCTGAGCGGCGCGAGGAAGTAACCACAGAGGGGGGGCTGGATGTGGTCTCTCAGCTTGAAAAGATGACGAGCTCGGTGCATCGTCTTCAGGATGCAGGCATCCCTGTGAGCCTGTTTGTGGACCCCGATGAGCGCCAGCTGCAGGCCTGTCAACGCAGTGGCGCGCGCTGGGTGGAGTTGCACACGGGGGCCTATGCCGAAGCCAGTTGGTCGGCACAGCCGCAGGAACTGGCCAGGCTGATCGAGGGCTGCTGCATGGCCCGTCAGCTGGGACTGCGGGTCAATTCCGGCCATGGCCTCACATACCAGAACGTCGAACCTGTGGCGGCAATTGAGGGGATGGAAGAGCTCAACATCGGCCACTCGATCGTGGCGCGGGCCCTCGCGGTGGGTCTGCAACAAGCTGTGCGAGAGATGAAGGCGCTGGTTCAGAATCCCCGTCTCGATCCCCTGTTTGGGCAAGTGTCTGGATGA
- a CDS encoding MgPME-cyclase complex family protein, with translation MTQYHFVAASERFLTEEEPLDEVLRERRRNYGENGKEIDFWLVRQPAFLSAPQLAELNQRIPQPAAAVVSSDPSFITFLKLRLEYVVTGQFEAPSAEIPEPLASQL, from the coding sequence ATGACGCAGTATCACTTCGTCGCCGCCAGCGAGCGGTTTCTTACCGAGGAGGAGCCCCTCGATGAGGTGCTCAGGGAGCGCCGACGCAACTACGGCGAAAACGGCAAAGAGATCGATTTCTGGTTGGTACGCCAACCGGCCTTTCTGTCGGCTCCGCAGCTTGCGGAACTCAATCAACGCATTCCCCAGCCAGCTGCTGCGGTGGTGTCATCGGATCCCAGCTTCATCACCTTCTTGAAGTTGCGTCTGGAATATGTGGTCACCGGGCAATTCGAAGCGCCCTCGGCTGAGATTCCTGAGCCTCTTGCCAGTCAGCTCTGA